The following proteins are co-located in the Syngnathus scovelli strain Florida chromosome 5, RoL_Ssco_1.2, whole genome shotgun sequence genome:
- the LOC125969093 gene encoding uncharacterized protein isoform X1, whose amino-acid sequence MSPSFAARLLMTLTLSQTCIELFGCPTGWLEYNKHCYFFGKDLKTWWDARVECAFKGAHLTTILDRREQDWLQSKKGGARAWIGLRRETTGKPWQWADGTSFSYSAWNVGEPNNVGGNEHCVEMFPWGHWNDVPCHNLFPYICKRPVSPTTTTAKPATCPAPVPCPTTTTAKPATCPAPVPCPTTTTAKPATCPAPVPCPTTTTAKPATCPAPVPCPTTTTAKPATCPAPVPCPTTTTAKPATCPAPVPCPTTTTAKPATCPAPVPCPTTTTAKPATCPTPAPCPICPATTKPATCPAPVPCPTTTTAKPATCPAPVPCPTTTTAKPATCPTPAPCPICPTTTKPATCPAPAPCPTTTPVQPVTSPTPAPAPTTAKPATCPIPAPCPTTTPAKPVTCPPPAPCPTTTAKPATSPAGPPPTDGELEMCAISTDDKACSSHNVTCACLLAMIANPMGGFQAVLDGLSVARTIVIRGQSNPKANKLVINLDGRDGKNVTAALHLNMDLESQTFTLNSGVDRKWSDKQTGDLPRGHPFGAGLPFKIVIKCGEMGTFHLDLNDELQLDFAGPQLDIGSINWLEVWQVMLSSVQLM is encoded by the exons ATGTCGCCGTCATTCGCTGCCAGGCTCTTGATGACCCTCACGCTGAGCCAGACCTGCATTG AGCTGTTCGGGTGTCCGACCGGATGGCTGGAATACAACAAACACTGTTACTTCTTCGGAAAGGACCTGAAGACGTGGTGGGACGCTCGGGTCGAGTGTGCATTTAAGGGAGCCCACCTGACAACCATTTTGGACCGAAGAGAGCAG GATTGGCTGCAATCTAAAAAAGGAGGTGCCAGAGCCTGGATTGGCCTGCGACGTGAGACCACTGGCAAACCGTGGCAGTGGGCCGACGGAACATCTTTCTCCTACTC GGCATGGAATGTCGGTGAGCCAAACAACGTTGGTGGAAATGAACACTGCGTTGAAATGTTTCCCTGGGGTCATTGGAATGACGTCCCATGTCACAATCTTTTTCCCTACATCTGCAAGC GTCCTGTCAGTCCCACCACCACTACAGCCAAGCCTGCCACCTGTCCTGCTCCTGTTCCCTGCCCCACTACcacgacagccaagcctgccacCTGTCCTGCTCCTGTTCCCTGCCCCACTACcacgacagccaagcctgccacCTGTCCTGCTCCTGTTCCCTGCCCCACTACcacgacagccaagcctgccacCTGTCCTGCTCCTGTTCCCTGCCCCACTACcacgacagccaagcctgccacCTGTCCTGCTCCTGTTCCCTGCCCTACTACcacgacagccaagcctgccacCTGTCCTGCTCCTGTTCCCTGCCCTACTACcacgacagccaagcctgccacCTGTCCTGCTCCTGTTCCCTGCCCTACTACcacgacagccaagcctgccacCTGTCCTACTCCTGCTCCCTGCCCCATCTGTCCCGCTACCACCAAGCCTGCCACCTGTCCTGCTCCTGTTCCCTGCCCCACTACcacgacagccaagcctgccacCTGTCCTGCTCCTGTTCCCTGCCCCACTACcacgacagccaagcctgccacATGTCCTACTCCTGCTCCCTGCCCCATCTGTCCCACTACCACCAAGCCTGCCACctgtcctgctcctgctccctgCCCCACCACCACTCCCGTCCAGCCTGTCACCAGTCCTACTCCTGCTCCCGCTCCCACTACAGCCAAGCCTGCCACCTGTCCTATTCCTGCTCCCTGCCCCACCACCACTCCTGCCAAGCCGGTCACctgtcctcctcctgctccctgCCCCACGACGACGGCCAAGCCTGCCACCAGTCCTGCCGGCCCTCCTCCGACCGATGGGGAGCTCGAGATGTGCGCAATCTCCACCGATGACAAGGCGTGTTCCTCCCACAACGTGACATGCGCGTGCCTGCTCGCCATGATTGCCAACCCG ATGGGCGGATTCCAAGCCGTGCTCGACGGTCTCAGTGTGGCCCGGACCATTGTCATCAGAGGACAATCCAATCCCAAAGCAAACAA GCTGGTGATCAACCTGGACGGGCGCGACGGCAAGAACGTGACCGCGGCGCTGCACCTGAATATGGACTTGGAGAGCCAAACCTTCACCCTCAACTCCGGAGTGGACCGCAAGTGGAGTGACAAGCAGACCGGGGACCTGCCCCGCGGACACCCCTTCGGAGCCGGTCTCCCCTTCAAG ATTGTCATCAAGTGCGGCGAGATGGGCACTTTCCACCTGGACTTGAACGACGAGCTCCAGCTGGACTTCGCAGGTCCTCAACTTGATATCGGGAGCATCAACTGGTTGGAGGTGTGGCAAGTGATGCTGAGCAGCGTCCAACTGATGTGA
- the LOC125969093 gene encoding uncharacterized protein isoform X2, whose protein sequence is MSPSFAARLLMTLTLSQTCIELFGCPTGWLEYNKHCYFFGKDLKTWWDARVECAFKGAHLTTILDRREQDWLQSKKGGARAWIGLRRETTGKPWQWADGTSFSYSAWNVGEPNNVGGNEHCVEMFPWGHWNDVPCHNLFPYICKRPVSPTTTTAKPATCPAPVPCPTTTTAKPATCPAPVPCPTTTTAKPATCPAPVPCPTTTTAKPATCPAPVPCPTTTTAKPATCPAPVPCPTTTTAKPATCPAPVPCPTTTTAKPATCPAPVPCPTTTTAKPATCPTPAPCPICPATTKPATCPAPVPCPTTTTAKPATCPAPAPCPTTTPVQPVTSPTPAPAPTTAKPATCPIPAPCPTTTPAKPVTCPPPAPCPTTTAKPATSPAGPPPTDGELEMCAISTDDKACSSHNVTCACLLAMIANPMGGFQAVLDGLSVARTIVIRGQSNPKANKLVINLDGRDGKNVTAALHLNMDLESQTFTLNSGVDRKWSDKQTGDLPRGHPFGAGLPFKIVIKCGEMGTFHLDLNDELQLDFAGPQLDIGSINWLEVWQVMLSSVQLM, encoded by the exons ATGTCGCCGTCATTCGCTGCCAGGCTCTTGATGACCCTCACGCTGAGCCAGACCTGCATTG AGCTGTTCGGGTGTCCGACCGGATGGCTGGAATACAACAAACACTGTTACTTCTTCGGAAAGGACCTGAAGACGTGGTGGGACGCTCGGGTCGAGTGTGCATTTAAGGGAGCCCACCTGACAACCATTTTGGACCGAAGAGAGCAG GATTGGCTGCAATCTAAAAAAGGAGGTGCCAGAGCCTGGATTGGCCTGCGACGTGAGACCACTGGCAAACCGTGGCAGTGGGCCGACGGAACATCTTTCTCCTACTC GGCATGGAATGTCGGTGAGCCAAACAACGTTGGTGGAAATGAACACTGCGTTGAAATGTTTCCCTGGGGTCATTGGAATGACGTCCCATGTCACAATCTTTTTCCCTACATCTGCAAGC GTCCTGTCAGTCCCACCACCACTACAGCCAAGCCTGCCACCTGTCCTGCTCCTGTTCCCTGCCCCACTACcacgacagccaagcctgccacCTGTCCTGCTCCTGTTCCCTGCCCCACTACcacgacagccaagcctgccacCTGTCCTGCTCCTGTTCCCTGCCCCACTACcacgacagccaagcctgccacCTGTCCTGCTCCTGTTCCCTGCCCCACTACcacgacagccaagcctgccacCTGTCCTGCTCCTGTTCCCTGCCCTACTACcacgacagccaagcctgccacCTGTCCTGCTCCTGTTCCCTGCCCTACTACcacgacagccaagcctgccacCTGTCCTGCTCCTGTTCCCTGCCCTACTACcacgacagccaagcctgccacCTGTCCTACTCCTGCTCCCTGCCCCATCTGTCCCGCTACCACCAAGCCTGCCACCTGTCCTGCTCCTGTTCCCTGCCCCACTACcacgacagccaagcctgccac ctgtcctgctcctgctccctgCCCCACCACCACTCCCGTCCAGCCTGTCACCAGTCCTACTCCTGCTCCCGCTCCCACTACAGCCAAGCCTGCCACCTGTCCTATTCCTGCTCCCTGCCCCACCACCACTCCTGCCAAGCCGGTCACctgtcctcctcctgctccctgCCCCACGACGACGGCCAAGCCTGCCACCAGTCCTGCCGGCCCTCCTCCGACCGATGGGGAGCTCGAGATGTGCGCAATCTCCACCGATGACAAGGCGTGTTCCTCCCACAACGTGACATGCGCGTGCCTGCTCGCCATGATTGCCAACCCG ATGGGCGGATTCCAAGCCGTGCTCGACGGTCTCAGTGTGGCCCGGACCATTGTCATCAGAGGACAATCCAATCCCAAAGCAAACAA GCTGGTGATCAACCTGGACGGGCGCGACGGCAAGAACGTGACCGCGGCGCTGCACCTGAATATGGACTTGGAGAGCCAAACCTTCACCCTCAACTCCGGAGTGGACCGCAAGTGGAGTGACAAGCAGACCGGGGACCTGCCCCGCGGACACCCCTTCGGAGCCGGTCTCCCCTTCAAG ATTGTCATCAAGTGCGGCGAGATGGGCACTTTCCACCTGGACTTGAACGACGAGCTCCAGCTGGACTTCGCAGGTCCTCAACTTGATATCGGGAGCATCAACTGGTTGGAGGTGTGGCAAGTGATGCTGAGCAGCGTCCAACTGATGTGA
- the LOC125968688 gene encoding voltage-dependent calcium channel gamma-2 subunit isoform X1, with translation MGVFDRGVQMLLTTVGAFAAFSLMTIAVGTDYWLYSRGVCKIKSNNENETSKKNEEVMTHSGLWRTCCLEGSFKGMCKQIDHFPEDADYEADASEYFLRAVRASSIFPIMSVILLFMGGLCIAASEFYKSRHNIILSAGILFVSAGLSNIIGIIVYISANAGDPSKSDSKKNSYSYGWSFYFGALSFIMAEMVGVLAVHMFIDRHRELRVGVRAADYLQGAAITRIPSYRYRYRRRSRSSSRSTDPSHSREASPVGLKAFGTLPSTELSMYTLPKGQTGTPTATYNSTERDHNFLQVHNCIQKDLKDSGNPANRRTTPV, from the exons ATGGGCGTGTTTGACCGCGGGGTTCAGATGCTGCTGACCACGGTGGGGGCCTTCGCCGCCTTCAGCCTCATGACCATCGCCGTGGGAACGGACTACTGGCTGTACTCGCGCGGCGTCTGCAAGATCAAGAGCAACAACGAGAACGAGACCAGCAAGAAGAACGAGGAGGTGATGACGCACTCGGGCCTCTGGAGGACCTGCTGCCTGGAAG GTTCCTTCAAAGGCATGTGCAAACAGATCGACCACTTCCCGGAAGACGCCGACTACGAGGCCGACGCGTCCGAGTACTTCCTAC GTGCGGTGCGAGCCTCCAGCATCTTCCCCATCATGAGCGTGATCCTGCTCTTCATGGGGGGGCTCTGCATCGCCGCCAGCGAGTTCTACAAGTCGCGCCACAACATCATCCTCAGCGCCGGCATCCTCTTTGTCTCAGCGG GCCTAAGCAACATCATCGGGATCATCGTGTACATATCAGCCAACGCCGGCGACCCCTCCAAGAGCGACTCCAAGAAGAACAGCTACTCCTACGGCTGGTCCTTCTACTTCGGCGCGCTCTCCTTCATCATGGCCGAGATGGTGGGCGTGCTGGCCGTGCACATGTTCATCGACCGCCACCGGGAGTTGCGCGTGGGCGTGCGGGCCGCCGACTACCTCCAAGGCGCCGCCATCACGCGCATCCCCAGCTACCGCTATCGCTACCGCCGTCGCTCGCGCTCCTCGTCCCGCTCCACCGACCCTTCGCACTCGCGCGAGGCCTCGCCGGTGGGTCTCAAGGCCTTCGGGACGCTGCCCTCTACCGAGCTGTCCATGTACACGCTGCCCAAGGGCCAGACGGGCACGCCCACGGCCACCTATAACTCCACAGAGAGGGACCACAACTTCCTGCAGGTCCACAACTGCATCCAGAAAGACCTGAAAGACTCCGGCAACCCCGCCAATCGACGCACCACACCCGTATGA
- the LOC125968688 gene encoding voltage-dependent calcium channel gamma-2 subunit isoform X2, translating into MTTGGAFSHHKGPLCIKYSAATRGTGVGDVSDVGRRRSDNLANSRGSFKGMCKQIDHFPEDADYEADASEYFLRAVRASSIFPIMSVILLFMGGLCIAASEFYKSRHNIILSAGILFVSAGLSNIIGIIVYISANAGDPSKSDSKKNSYSYGWSFYFGALSFIMAEMVGVLAVHMFIDRHRELRVGVRAADYLQGAAITRIPSYRYRYRRRSRSSSRSTDPSHSREASPVGLKAFGTLPSTELSMYTLPKGQTGTPTATYNSTERDHNFLQVHNCIQKDLKDSGNPANRRTTPV; encoded by the exons ATGACAACGGGGGGAGCATTTTCCCACCACAAAGGGCCACTTTGTATCAAGTATTCAGCGGCGACACGAGGCACCGGTGTGGGCGACGTGTCCGACGTGGGACGGCGACGTAGCGACAACTTAGCCAACTCCCGAG GTTCCTTCAAAGGCATGTGCAAACAGATCGACCACTTCCCGGAAGACGCCGACTACGAGGCCGACGCGTCCGAGTACTTCCTAC GTGCGGTGCGAGCCTCCAGCATCTTCCCCATCATGAGCGTGATCCTGCTCTTCATGGGGGGGCTCTGCATCGCCGCCAGCGAGTTCTACAAGTCGCGCCACAACATCATCCTCAGCGCCGGCATCCTCTTTGTCTCAGCGG GCCTAAGCAACATCATCGGGATCATCGTGTACATATCAGCCAACGCCGGCGACCCCTCCAAGAGCGACTCCAAGAAGAACAGCTACTCCTACGGCTGGTCCTTCTACTTCGGCGCGCTCTCCTTCATCATGGCCGAGATGGTGGGCGTGCTGGCCGTGCACATGTTCATCGACCGCCACCGGGAGTTGCGCGTGGGCGTGCGGGCCGCCGACTACCTCCAAGGCGCCGCCATCACGCGCATCCCCAGCTACCGCTATCGCTACCGCCGTCGCTCGCGCTCCTCGTCCCGCTCCACCGACCCTTCGCACTCGCGCGAGGCCTCGCCGGTGGGTCTCAAGGCCTTCGGGACGCTGCCCTCTACCGAGCTGTCCATGTACACGCTGCCCAAGGGCCAGACGGGCACGCCCACGGCCACCTATAACTCCACAGAGAGGGACCACAACTTCCTGCAGGTCCACAACTGCATCCAGAAAGACCTGAAAGACTCCGGCAACCCCGCCAATCGACGCACCACACCCGTATGA
- the ift27 gene encoding intraflagellar transport protein 27 homolog isoform X3 has product MFHSDGTLFQKNYSMTTGVELLIKSVNIPESGDSVELYIIDSAGKESLVEANEKMWGEPSLLCLVFDLTSELSFSNCARWMERLRAHCRGRHVPGVLVGNKSDLSARREVQAAVAQEWAENQGLEYYETSAKEMEKCDAPLLSLARAFHSLYQDRREAIQNLSPG; this is encoded by the exons ATGTTCCACAGTGATGGTACTCTCTTCCAGAAGAACTACAGTATG ACAACGGGAGTGGAGCTGCTCATCAAAAGCGTCAACATCCCCGAGAGCGGCGACAGCGTG GAACTTTACATCATCGACTCTGCGGGGAAGGAATCCTTGGTGGAAGCCAATGAGAAGATG TGGGGGGAGCCGTCTCTGCTGTGCCTGGTGTTTGACCTGACCAGCGAGCTCTCCTTCTCCAACTGTGCCCGCTGGATGGAGAGGCTCCGCGCCCACTGCAGGGGGCGCCACGTTCCCG GGGTTCTGGTGGGCAACAAGTCGGACCTGTCAGCCAGGAGGGAAGTGCAGGCGGCCGTGGCCCAGGAGTGGGCCGAGAACCAGGGGCTGGAGTACTACGAAACGTCAGCT AAAGAGATGGAGAAATGTGACGCACCGCTCCTCAGCCTAGCCCGGGCCTTTCACTCGCTCTACCAGGACCGCAGAGAGGCCATACAGAACCTGAGTCCAGGCTAG
- the ift27 gene encoding intraflagellar transport protein 27 homolog isoform X2, whose translation MVRLRARCLMVGDPAVGKSALSQMFHSDGTLFQKNYSMTTGVELLIKSVNIPESGDSVWGEPSLLCLVFDLTSELSFSNCARWMERLRAHCRGRHVPGVLVGNKSDLSARREVQAAVAQEWAENQGLEYYETSAKEMEKCDAPLLSLARAFHSLYQDRREAIQNLSPG comes from the exons ATGGTGAGATTGAGGGCGAGGTGTTTGATGGTCG GAGATCCAGCAGTGGGCAAAAGTGCCCTCTCACAGATGTTCCACAGTGATGGTACTCTCTTCCAGAAGAACTACAGTATG ACAACGGGAGTGGAGCTGCTCATCAAAAGCGTCAACATCCCCGAGAGCGGCGACAGCGTG TGGGGGGAGCCGTCTCTGCTGTGCCTGGTGTTTGACCTGACCAGCGAGCTCTCCTTCTCCAACTGTGCCCGCTGGATGGAGAGGCTCCGCGCCCACTGCAGGGGGCGCCACGTTCCCG GGGTTCTGGTGGGCAACAAGTCGGACCTGTCAGCCAGGAGGGAAGTGCAGGCGGCCGTGGCCCAGGAGTGGGCCGAGAACCAGGGGCTGGAGTACTACGAAACGTCAGCT AAAGAGATGGAGAAATGTGACGCACCGCTCCTCAGCCTAGCCCGGGCCTTTCACTCGCTCTACCAGGACCGCAGAGAGGCCATACAGAACCTGAGTCCAGGCTAG
- the ift27 gene encoding intraflagellar transport protein 27 homolog isoform X1: protein MVRLRARCLMVGDPAVGKSALSQMFHSDGTLFQKNYSMTTGVELLIKSVNIPESGDSVELYIIDSAGKESLVEANEKMWGEPSLLCLVFDLTSELSFSNCARWMERLRAHCRGRHVPGVLVGNKSDLSARREVQAAVAQEWAENQGLEYYETSAKEMEKCDAPLLSLARAFHSLYQDRREAIQNLSPG from the exons ATGGTGAGATTGAGGGCGAGGTGTTTGATGGTCG GAGATCCAGCAGTGGGCAAAAGTGCCCTCTCACAGATGTTCCACAGTGATGGTACTCTCTTCCAGAAGAACTACAGTATG ACAACGGGAGTGGAGCTGCTCATCAAAAGCGTCAACATCCCCGAGAGCGGCGACAGCGTG GAACTTTACATCATCGACTCTGCGGGGAAGGAATCCTTGGTGGAAGCCAATGAGAAGATG TGGGGGGAGCCGTCTCTGCTGTGCCTGGTGTTTGACCTGACCAGCGAGCTCTCCTTCTCCAACTGTGCCCGCTGGATGGAGAGGCTCCGCGCCCACTGCAGGGGGCGCCACGTTCCCG GGGTTCTGGTGGGCAACAAGTCGGACCTGTCAGCCAGGAGGGAAGTGCAGGCGGCCGTGGCCCAGGAGTGGGCCGAGAACCAGGGGCTGGAGTACTACGAAACGTCAGCT AAAGAGATGGAGAAATGTGACGCACCGCTCCTCAGCCTAGCCCGGGCCTTTCACTCGCTCTACCAGGACCGCAGAGAGGCCATACAGAACCTGAGTCCAGGCTAG
- the LOC125968689 gene encoding synaptogyrin-1 isoform X1, with translation MDGMQAYGAGKAGGAFDPVTFFQQPQTILRIVSWLFSIVIFGCIANEGYINRPDEVQEYCIFNQNPNACNYGVFMGSVAFLCCVAFLALDVYFPQISSVKDRKKAVLADIGVSAFWSFMWFVGFCFLANQWQATDQNDDPLRERGDAARAAITFSFFSIFTWAAQGFLGFQRYKLGSDSALFSQEYTDPSQDAAADGGPYTSFGGDDLESPPGGGGGGVGPAGDSVFDDTAGYQRQDY, from the exons ATGGATGGGATGCAGGCGTACGGAGCCGGGAAAGCCGGAGGAGCCTTCGATCCGGTCACCTTCTTCCAGCAGCCTCAGACGATACTCCGCATCGTGTCGtgg CTCTTCTCCATCGTCATCTTCGGCTGCATCGCCAACGAGGGCTACATCAACCGACCCGACGAGGTGCAGGAGTACTGCATTTTCAACCAGAATCCGAACGCCTGCAACTACGGCGTCTTCATGGGCTCCGTGGCCTTCCTGTGCTGCGTGGCTTTCCTGGCCCTGGACGTCTACTTCCCGCAGATCAGCAGCGTCAAGGACCGCAAGAAGGCGGTGCTGGCTGACATCGGCGTGTCGG CCTTCTGGTCCTTCATGTGGTTCGTGGGCTTCTGCTTCCTGGCCAATCAGTGGCAGGCCACCGACCAAAACGACGACCCGTTGAGGGAGCGCGGGGACGCCGCCCGAGCCGCCATCACCTTCTCcttcttctccatcttcacttgG GCGGCGCAGGGCTTCCTGGGCTTCCAGCGCTACAAGCTGGGCTCCGACTCGGCCCTCTTCTCGCAAGAGTACACGGACCCCAGCCAGGATGCGGCGGCCGACGGCGGACCTTACACCTCCTTCGGCGGAGACGACCTGGAGAGCCCGCCGGgcggaggggggggaggcgtcGGGCCGGCGGGAGACAGCGTTTTCGACGACACCGCCGGATACCAGCGTCAGGACTACTGA
- the LOC125968689 gene encoding synaptogyrin-1 isoform X3, with amino-acid sequence MDGMQAYGAGKAGGAFDPVTFFQQPQTILRIVSWLFSIVIFGCIANEGYINRPDEVQEYCIFNQNPNACNYGVFMGSVAFLCCVAFLALDVYFPQISSVKDRKKAVLADIGVSAFWSFMWFVGFCFLANQWQATDQNDDPLRERGDAARAAITFSFFSIFTWGAQALFSMERFKNVSFEEEYTKLFPPQPHQPLV; translated from the exons ATGGATGGGATGCAGGCGTACGGAGCCGGGAAAGCCGGAGGAGCCTTCGATCCGGTCACCTTCTTCCAGCAGCCTCAGACGATACTCCGCATCGTGTCGtgg CTCTTCTCCATCGTCATCTTCGGCTGCATCGCCAACGAGGGCTACATCAACCGACCCGACGAGGTGCAGGAGTACTGCATTTTCAACCAGAATCCGAACGCCTGCAACTACGGCGTCTTCATGGGCTCCGTGGCCTTCCTGTGCTGCGTGGCTTTCCTGGCCCTGGACGTCTACTTCCCGCAGATCAGCAGCGTCAAGGACCGCAAGAAGGCGGTGCTGGCTGACATCGGCGTGTCGG CCTTCTGGTCCTTCATGTGGTTCGTGGGCTTCTGCTTCCTGGCCAATCAGTGGCAGGCCACCGACCAAAACGACGACCCGTTGAGGGAGCGCGGGGACGCCGCCCGAGCCGCCATCACCTTCTCcttcttctccatcttcacttgG GGCGCCCAGGCGCTGTTCTCCATGGAGAGGTTTAAGAACGTGTCCTTTGAAGAGGAATACACCAAGTTGTTCCCACCTCAACCTCACCAACCGCTTGTCTGA
- the LOC125968689 gene encoding synaptogyrin-1 isoform X2 encodes MAGRERRVHGLFSIVIFGCIANEGYINRPDEVQEYCIFNQNPNACNYGVFMGSVAFLCCVAFLALDVYFPQISSVKDRKKAVLADIGVSAFWSFMWFVGFCFLANQWQATDQNDDPLRERGDAARAAITFSFFSIFTWAAQGFLGFQRYKLGSDSALFSQEYTDPSQDAAADGGPYTSFGGDDLESPPGGGGGGVGPAGDSVFDDTAGYQRQDY; translated from the exons ATGGCAGGAAGGGAGCGTCGCGTCCATGGG CTCTTCTCCATCGTCATCTTCGGCTGCATCGCCAACGAGGGCTACATCAACCGACCCGACGAGGTGCAGGAGTACTGCATTTTCAACCAGAATCCGAACGCCTGCAACTACGGCGTCTTCATGGGCTCCGTGGCCTTCCTGTGCTGCGTGGCTTTCCTGGCCCTGGACGTCTACTTCCCGCAGATCAGCAGCGTCAAGGACCGCAAGAAGGCGGTGCTGGCTGACATCGGCGTGTCGG CCTTCTGGTCCTTCATGTGGTTCGTGGGCTTCTGCTTCCTGGCCAATCAGTGGCAGGCCACCGACCAAAACGACGACCCGTTGAGGGAGCGCGGGGACGCCGCCCGAGCCGCCATCACCTTCTCcttcttctccatcttcacttgG GCGGCGCAGGGCTTCCTGGGCTTCCAGCGCTACAAGCTGGGCTCCGACTCGGCCCTCTTCTCGCAAGAGTACACGGACCCCAGCCAGGATGCGGCGGCCGACGGCGGACCTTACACCTCCTTCGGCGGAGACGACCTGGAGAGCCCGCCGGgcggaggggggggaggcgtcGGGCCGGCGGGAGACAGCGTTTTCGACGACACCGCCGGATACCAGCGTCAGGACTACTGA